The window TTTCATAAACGAAACAGGACCGGAAGCAACCCCTCCGGTAGAACGCACTGTGCTGTTCTTCTGGCGCAGCCGGGAAAAGTTAAAGCCTGTTCCGCCGCCTGACTTATGGATGATTGCTGCATGTTTCAGTGCATCAAAGATATCCTCCATACTGTCCCCGACCGGCAAAACAAAGCAGGCACTTAACTGTCCAAGGTCACGCCCGGCGTTCATCAGTGTCGGCGAATTCGGCATAAACTCCAAATTAGCCATGACGGTGTAAAATTCTTTGGTCAAATGCTGAATTTCCTGCGGATTCTTACCATACTTTTCTTCAGCGCCGGCAATGACCGAAGCAACCCGGTAAAACATCGCTTCCGGCGTCTCGCATTTTTGGTCATTTTCCTGCTTCAAATATCTCCGTTCCAGGACAACTCTGGCATTCGGCGAAAGATTGGCTTTGGGCCACTTTTTCCAAACTTCCGTATTGTTACGCAACGTTTATACCTCCAAAGTTCATTCGGACTGTAAATCCGGTTAGCAAACTACAAGTAGTGCTATATAAAGTTTACCGATACTATATCTGGTAGTCAAGGGGGTTAAGTGGAAAAATTAATCATAAAAAAATAAATAGGCTCTCAAAACAAAAACCCCCCCGGGTAAGATACCCGGAAGGGTCTGATAACAATTAAATTACCAGTTGTTTCTGGAGCGGGGTTGGTAGCAATCCCGGCAATAAACAGGTTTGTCACCAGTAGGTTGGAAAGGTACTGTGGTTTCTTTGCCACAAGCAGAACAAACAGCAGGGAACATTTCACGTTGAGGGCGTGAATAGCCACCATTTCTGCTCTGTGCTTTTCTTGCTGAACGGCATTCGGGGCAGCGGCCTGGTTCGTTCGTGAATCCTTTTTCAGCGTAGAATTCCTGCTCGGATGCAGAAAAAGTGAATTCACGGCCACAGTCTTTACAACTTAGTGTTTTGTCATTATACATAAATGACCTCCTAGATTTATTACCCGCCTCATTGGAAGTTGATTCGACATCTTCCCTGAGCCTGAGGCAGTCGAGAAGGTCTTCTAATCCCTCAAATATTAAC is drawn from Dehalobacter sp. and contains these coding sequences:
- a CDS encoding zinc-ribbon domain containing protein produces the protein MYNDKTLSCKDCGREFTFSASEQEFYAEKGFTNEPGRCPECRSARKAQSRNGGYSRPQREMFPAVCSACGKETTVPFQPTGDKPVYCRDCYQPRSRNNW